The sequence TTGGACTAGTATCTATTGAAGAGTTCTTACAAAACTAAGTTTCAGAAGGCAGCAGGAGAGCAACTTAAAACtgaagttgatttaaaaaaaagtaataacatcTCGTGTTGATACCTGGGTGTGTGTCCAAAATTCTGTGAAAGGACATAGGACAGTTGAGGATCTGGGAGCATTCTCTAATAcgtatacattttaatttcaaagtaaataaaacacctGTATTTCCTCCCTACCTCCAATCTTACTGATTTCTTACAGAAATCTTACAGATAATCTTACTGATTATCTGggaaatatgataaaaaataatagtgacaATTGTGGCAATAACACCCAAtaattattgaacatttactatataCTATAGAATGTTTAAAAGCACAATTTGACTTTCCTTTGGAAATTAAGATGACagagtcaaatttttaaaataagattttttttttaattttaaaaacttactgtaGGAAGGTATTCTCCAGGTAGCAGCTAGCTGACTGTTATATGCTGATTATTTGATTATTGATACATCAAAATTATGAGCTTTTTTTAATGCAGAACTATAACCTAGGATCCATCCCAAgaatttccttctgtttatttGTGAAGAATGGCCTCCCAAACACTTCAATAGGGTAGAAAAGACCGCAGTAGGAGTGAAAAAGGTATGCCTACTTCAGGAAAGTTAATTGAAAAGCATCCTTataagacacatttttaaatggtcatgATGTTTATGTACTTACTACAATACTGAATATCAAtcattttgttgaaattttaatttctcaaactATTTTCATTTAGTGCTATATTACCATTCAAGATAGCAAGTTCTCATATAATTCTTTTAGATAGGAAGTTCAATGAGGTAAGTTACTATAACCAACATCACGTGTAATAAACGGAAAGCCCCAAACCACATTAAGGTCTGTTGGATCTCAAAACATAAACTTTTGGCATTGTGCTGTTGAGACTTTTTGAACTCTAGTTTTCCCACATATACTAACACTTTAGATTAATGCCTCAGTGgcgacaaaggaaaaaaaaagtagatctaAAACAGCATGGGATATTCCTGGGAAATATACATTTTAGGTGTTAGGTGAATATGGATGGGCATCAAATTTACTCACACAACTAGGGTGTGCAGGGGGAAAGatgttacttattttatttctaatcatCTTTCTTATTCATAAATATCTACCAACTAATTATCAcaggaaaaatacaataaaaactattttaaaaccatacttaaattaaaagaaaaacactaatttttgCATCAGTTTGTCTAAATCCAATCcaataatattcttttaaggTCCTTTCAGTTTCTCCTAGCTGGTGTCTCCTCAAGGCAGCATCTTTACGCACAAGTTATTCCCTTCATTCTGCCCCTACcttgtttcttttcctattcttttctgTGATAGGAGAtgagtttttagttcttttgtctCTTCCCGTATCATGTCCTGTTTTTCCCCTCACAGAGCTGAATAGTTAAGATTTAAAGCATGTAGGATATCTTCCCTGTAATAAACTGTTCAAAGAttaattccctctctctgtctgtctgtctctctctctctcttctctctctctctctcttcctccctccctctgtttctcttcacAAAATCTGAGATTCAGACCTATTTTCTTCCAAAACATATCTAACACTATCTCTCTCTTCTCAGTGCTTGGACTCAGAGATGGTAAATAAATATTGCTTGTGTATTTTTGTGGGGGAGTGTGTGAGGAGgtattatttatgttataaaacatttgttaaataagtgaaaaagtgGGTGATAGGATGCATGGATAAACAGATGCTATTGGCTGAATTGTGCGCCCTCCCCCAATTTatactgaagtcctaacccccagttcctcagaatgtgactgtatttggaggtaaAGGCCTTTAGGAGATAGTGAAGTTAAAACAAGGCATTTAAGGTTCGCCTTAACCCAATATGAGtcatgtccttataagaagagcaAGAGACATCAAGGATACACATGCACAGAGGAGAGGCCATATGAGGACACacagaagatggccatctgcaagccaaggagagaggcctcagaagaaaccgaACCTGTCAACACTTTGATCTTGGGCtctgctggcctccagaactgtgaaaaaataaatttctattgttaaagccacccagtctgtggcattttgtatTGGTGGCCccagaaaattaatataaaaggtAACTGTGTTTTGAAATGGATTCCAGGTTAaaagtgatacatttttttttattatagagggaataaaatattctggaatCAGAGCTGAAAACAAATCATAAAGACAAGGATATATAAGAATTCTTAGACCTTTGTGGTTGCGACTAATGTCAGTTTCTGATTCTGCACTACAGGGATGaggcccagaaatctgcattttaataagcattACAGGTGGTTCTGATCCTGATTATCGGGGGACTCTGATTTGAGAAATACTGCTACATAACACTCGGATGTGTCTACAATGTGTTTGACCAAAGATTAATGGAATGAAACCACAAGAGGAAGCCCAGCACATTCCAAGGGGGCCCATCAGGCCAATGAATTGGAATAAACCTTTTATGGTTGGTGTGGGGATCTGAGACATTCCTTAATATTTATACCTTTGTATTCTCAAAGTAGAGTCAATAAGCTGGATACTAATTACCTGGGTAATGAAAACACTGAAAtggccttcctttcctctttctaaaATATCTTTCCCATCAGCTTTTAAAGTCCAAAATGGATGATTAATTCTTCATATCTCTGTATTGACATATGAAACTCCTTGGTTTACCTATGCTTTTCAGGGGCTCATGTTGCCCAAAAGGTACAAAAATGAATTCCTTTCTGAAGGTAGCTCCTTAACGTCTAGAAACAAAGGGCtgaattctgtgtctgtgtggatcagagacaggaagaggagatGGAGTACAGGCAAGAGTCCCTGAGTATAGACAGGAGTCAGCAGCATATAGGGTTACTTGGGGCACCAAGAATCAACATTATCACCATATTTCCAGGAATGTGatgttcctttcttcccctttagtGATGGGAGaagaattgaattaaaaatgcccttttaatgttatatataccCACCATATACACTGTCACTTCTGATTTGCATAACTATATGGTTATGATAcatcatatataaaacattatcaaCAACACCCACTCTGGTTTCCTAAAGTTGTGGAGCTGTTCAAAATATTTCACGATATCTTCAAAAAGTAGCTACAGTGTGTAACATCTCCTGGGATTCCCATTTAGATATCTCACAAAActattcccttcttttctttcccttatccCCAGAGTATGAGATAATGAGGTCCAGAAAACCAGTCCTCCTAGGGAATTGATGAAAGATTCTTGAAATGGTCTCAATGGGGACCTCAGGAAGTTTCATAAAAATCAAGGAATTCAACATCCATCCTTCAGTCTCTCCATACCCTCCAGAGTCTCTGGTTTTAACTTTCCTTCTCCCCTGTCagaagaactgaagtctctgcaCCTAGCCTTGATAGGTAAGTCAGGTGTCTGGTGCTCAGTTGTGAAGCCAAGAAGAGGTCCTAGAAGGCTCAGTCTGAGCtctggagagggagaggagagaagggacttTGAAGCACAAGAAAGGCTGTAGAAGATGCCTGCAGAAGGTGGTGACCATTGCAGTCAGATCTCACTAACTTCATGGGATCCCACGTCTGGTTTTAGCACTAGCTTAGTAGGGAAACAGCAGCTTTCTCACACCCATTCACTTCATTGACTTCTAGCCCAGAGAGTTGCCTCATATGTGGCAACATAAGAGTATTACTGAGACCCACAGAGACAGACAAGTTAGGCAAGCAAAACCGAGATGCAAGAATGAGATTAGCTATAAGTTCAGTCTCTACTCCTTAGCCTCAGACACAAGGTTAGCAGAATCAGGAGTTAATTccaagaagcagagacagaggggtaGGAAGTAAAGTGATCCTCTGAAAGAAAAGCTTGTCTGTGACATGAAAGGACATTTTCCTGAGCAACCACAGAGTCTGAGTGATAGAATTAGAAGCAGCCATTGAACTTGTGCAAGTACCTCTAGGAAGTGTTCTCCAAGAACAATTGTGAGCAAGCCATTTGTTAAGTTTACCACTCCCCTCTACACTTGAACTGGTCAAGAACAATGAAATCCTCACCAAATCTGAAAATGGATACTCTGAAGACCTTTAAATAAGAACCCCTTAGAATAGTTACCTTACTAAGATCTCTCTGGCCAACAGGCTAAAGGTGGTCTTTCCCAGGCAGATATCTCTTGGCTTCActattctggattttcttttatatccAAGTCCTTTCCTTCAACTTATTCtcataactctctctctctctctgtctctgtctctgtctctctctctctctctctctctctgattcttaCTCTGCCCTACTCCCTTTAAAATGTGAGGCACAAACTCTGAAGAGAGTCTACCTTGAAGTAAAAGAAGGTGGGGAAAAATACTTTTGATATTTCCCTCTATTTTTGTCATTCAATCTTCACTCATTTCAGGCTGTCTCAGCTTAAAAAAACTACCCAGCTATATTAAACTAAATGCTTCCAAACTTTCAGAATGCTCCTTGGAGCTCCAGAGATTTCAGTTTGAATTCCAGCTGTCACTGATTGATAGTATGATTTTATGCACATCATCAAATTCTGTAAGCTTCTCTCCTCATTTGCAAATCGAGGTAATAATATTAACTTGCAGGGTTTTTCTAAGATCtaaatgctatttctttttcagtgctcctagtacagtgcctggaaAATAATAGATGTTCATCATGTAttataaattaacttttatattattaagtaatatatattctttcttcacTACCCTACTTTGTTTTCATGTCAAAACATTTTCTGCCTTAAGTTTTATGCATTATATTGTTAATCACCAGGTAGCTTGCCTGTCCCTGACAGGTAAGTTTATCACAGCTCTTCTGAATTCATTTTGATGAATGATGTGGTGACCACTGATCATGGCTGAAGTAGAACCTGAGGAACAACACACAAGAGCCAATCTGACCTTCAGGTGGACAGTGAGTTAATGACACTGGCTATTAATTTCACTGGTGTTTGGAGTGAGAGAGGGTGTGTATTTCTCCAGTCACTTTATTAATTTAGCTAAAGAATCAGTACTTTTCTGAAGGTCTATTAAGCCTTTGATATTATGCTAGCTGCTTCTAGCTGACAATGAATAGTCCTGTATGTGGGGAGAAAGTATAATGTTTGTTGAGAGCCTGGAATCTAGAGAATAACTGGATATTATTTCAAATCTCATTTTGGCCATTTACTGTATCTTTGATCTTAGATATATTAACTGTCTCTAatcctctatttcttcatttataatatgGTACTATTAATAGAACTTTTTtcacaggattaaaaaaattgtagtgtttatttattcttgaaagagagagaaagaaagcacgagtcagggaggggcagaagagagggagacacagaatccaaagcaggcagtcagtacagagcctgacacggggcttgaactcacaaactctgagatcatgacctgagccaaagttggacacttaactgactgagccacccaggcgccccaattcatAGGATTTTCTTTAAGTGATAAAATATGCACTGAGTTACTAACAGCTAACCAAATAAATTTCGCTCTTAACCATGCATAAAACAATttctgagtgcctactgtataccATAGCCATTATAAGCACTGTCTTTACAGAAGTAAGCAAAGCCAAGCCTCTGCCATTTTtgagctcacattctagtggaATTATTAACTGGGAGTGGGCAGATCACTGCTTTGAAAGTCAGGAGTCTTAAATTGGCATAAGAGTTCTGCCCAGTGACTGTCCTCTCATGAACCTTCATTTTTTAATCTAAGGAAGAATAAGTCCTACTGGCATATTGCATTCTATTCTGTGGACTCTCATGGACTCTGCCTTGCAATTGTGGATGTGGCCATGGTTGATGGTGCTTCAGCCTTTTCTCTCACCTAGGTTGATAGAAGTTGAACTCTAGATCTCCAGGGAATGCAGGTTACTGATTCACAGGAGAATCAGAGCTTTGATATGGCACTTCAGCAGTCAAGAATAACTTTACAGACAGCTATTCATTCACTCCCCAGTCCTTACTGGAATTCTGTGAGCTGAGTAGCACATGTGAGCTATCTGGATCAAACTAGGCTTCCACGACTGGAAGACCAGAGGAGAAGGTGAATGAAGGATTAATCTGTGTCTAAGGTTAGAAATTATATGTGGCTGATGAAGATaatcaaaagggaagaaaggaaagaaagaaagaaagaaagaaagaaagaaagaaagaaagaaagaaagaaagaaaagaaaagaaaagagaaagaaaggcaaaaaatgaaagaaagaatgaacaaaagaacaaaagaaagaaagaaggaaggaggaaggaaggaaagaaagaagaagagattggaaaaaaggaagagagaaagagagagaaggaggagggaagggaggtagggaggagagagggagaaaggaaggaagaatggacaGTGACAAAGGAATAGCAAAGGAAGTAaggtaagagaaaggaaagaaagataagtTGAAAGAAAGGTTAGAACATTAGTGAAAGTTCTGGCAGAAAAGAGGCAGGTGAGGAGTGTTTAATTAAAGATCTCCTCAAAAGAGGTAGGCAAAATTAGTATAACCAACAGGAATAGTGTAGATGCTCAGACCTCTCAGcctgaaggagaaaggagaaaagaattcaaagaaaaacatttttctaaaacaatgtgGAAAGAAGGCCAGAGACCAGAAGGAAGTGACCTCTGGAGGAGATGTACACTTCTAGATCTACTTGAttctcatgtttttttgttttgttttgttttgttttgttttgtttgttagtttttgttgttgttgttttggtttggtttggtttggtttctaaTTTCTTCCCAGGTTCGACCTCTAGCTTTCTTTCTGAATTCATTTCAGGAATTTGGAAGGAATCCAATTTCCTCTTCCCTCCACACACAATGTCTTTGGGACCCTTGGAAAGCAGCAGCAACATTTCCTCCACCTTTCTGCTGAGTGGCATTCCTGGGCTGGAGCACATGCACATCTGGATCTCCATCCCATTGTGCTTCATTTACCTGGTTTCCATCCTGGGCAACTGTACTATCCTTTTTATCATTAAAACAGAGCCCTCACTCCATGAGCCTATGTACCTCTTCCTGTCCATGCTGGCTGTGACTGACCTGGGTCTGTCTCTTTGCACCCTCCCTACAGTGCTAGGCATCTTTTGGATTGGGGCGCGAGATATTGGTCACGATGCCTGTTTTGCCCAGCTCTTTTTCATTCACTGTTTGTCCTTCCTAGAGTCCTCTGTGCTGCTGTCTATGGCCTTTGACCGCTTTGTGGCCATTTGTCGCCCCTTGCACTATGCTTCCATTCTCACCAACACAGTCATTGGCAGGATTGGCCTGGTTTCCCTGGGTCGCAGTGTAGCACTCATTTTCCCATTGCCTTTTATGCTCAAAAGATTCTCCTATTGTGGCTCTGCACTTCTCTCACATTCCTATTGTCTCCATCAAGAAGTAATGAAATTGGCCTGTGCAGACATCAAAGCCAACAGCATCTATGGCATGTTTGTCATTGTTTCAACAGTGGGTGTAGACTCACTGCTCATTCTCTTCTCCTATGCCCTGATCCTGCGTACTGTGCTGTCTATTGCATCCAGGGCTGAGAGATTCAAAGCTCTCAACACCTGTGTTTCCCATATATGTGCTGTGCTCCTCTTCTACACTCCCATGATTGGTTTGTCCATCATCCACCGGTTTGGGAACGAGGCACCTCATCTTGTCCAAGTGATCATGGGC is a genomic window of Acinonyx jubatus isolate Ajub_Pintada_27869175 chromosome D1, VMU_Ajub_asm_v1.0, whole genome shotgun sequence containing:
- the LOC106966134 gene encoding olfactory receptor 51G2, with translation MSLGPLESSSNISSTFLLSGIPGLEHMHIWISIPLCFIYLVSILGNCTILFIIKTEPSLHEPMYLFLSMLAVTDLGLSLCTLPTVLGIFWIGARDIGHDACFAQLFFIHCLSFLESSVLLSMAFDRFVAICRPLHYASILTNTVIGRIGLVSLGRSVALIFPLPFMLKRFSYCGSALLSHSYCLHQEVMKLACADIKANSIYGMFVIVSTVGVDSLLILFSYALILRTVLSIASRAERFKALNTCVSHICAVLLFYTPMIGLSIIHRFGNEAPHLVQVIMGFVYLLAPPLMNPIVYSVKTKQIRDRVAHAFCC